In the genome of Flexistipes sinusarabici DSM 4947, one region contains:
- the rny gene encoding ribonuclease Y, with the protein MVWLYILIGVVALIAGFVAGAVIVKKKIESDNAKVGKTSEEILNKARREADEIIKEAKLESKEIIFKGKQEAENEIKEGKKELQAQEKRILAKEEALDKKVELAEKKEEMIIQREKEYEDKIAEVDKIKAETDNIRLQLIQEIEKISGMTREEAKQLLRQEMIEEAKVDAAREIREIEEEVKRTSDKKAQSVIATSIQRCAPEYVSEIAVSSVNLPSDEMKGRIIGREGRNIRTFESVTGVDIIVDDTPEAVILSSYDPFRREIAKLTLERLISDGRIHPSRIEEHYEKSKQEVEKHIYEVGEEAAFNLGIHNIHSDLLKLIGRLKYRTSYGQNVLGHSIEVAKIAGIMAAELGLDEKMAKRMGLLHDIGKAVDQESEGSHTEVGVDIVKKYKEDPRILNAILSHHGEEEFKYTESVLIQAADALSASRPGARREVLESYIKRLEKLEEISSSFEGVSKAYAIQAGRELRIIVEPDRVNDDTMVTLSKDIAKKIEEELTYPGQIKVTVIREARTVEYAK; encoded by the coding sequence ATGGTTTGGTTATACATCTTGATTGGCGTCGTAGCCCTTATTGCAGGTTTTGTAGCCGGCGCAGTTATTGTGAAGAAGAAGATTGAATCTGACAATGCCAAAGTCGGCAAAACATCTGAGGAAATACTTAATAAGGCCAGACGTGAAGCTGACGAAATTATTAAAGAAGCAAAACTGGAATCCAAAGAAATCATTTTCAAAGGGAAACAGGAAGCTGAAAATGAAATAAAAGAAGGAAAGAAAGAATTACAGGCTCAGGAAAAAAGAATTCTGGCAAAAGAAGAAGCACTGGATAAAAAGGTAGAACTGGCCGAGAAGAAAGAAGAGATGATTATCCAGAGGGAAAAGGAATATGAAGATAAGATTGCGGAAGTAGATAAGATTAAAGCTGAAACGGACAACATCAGATTGCAGCTGATCCAGGAAATAGAAAAAATATCGGGTATGACCCGGGAAGAGGCAAAACAGCTGCTCAGACAGGAAATGATAGAAGAGGCTAAAGTGGATGCGGCACGTGAAATCAGGGAAATTGAAGAAGAAGTAAAACGAACTTCCGATAAAAAAGCTCAAAGCGTTATCGCCACTTCTATACAGAGATGCGCACCTGAATATGTGAGTGAAATAGCCGTATCTTCGGTCAATCTTCCTTCCGATGAAATGAAAGGGCGAATTATCGGCAGAGAGGGCAGAAATATCAGAACCTTTGAAAGTGTTACGGGAGTGGATATTATTGTTGACGATACACCGGAAGCAGTGATTCTTTCCTCTTACGACCCGTTCCGCAGGGAAATTGCAAAACTTACTCTGGAAAGATTGATTTCCGACGGCCGGATTCACCCTTCACGAATCGAAGAGCACTATGAAAAGAGTAAACAGGAAGTTGAAAAACACATTTATGAAGTTGGTGAAGAGGCAGCATTTAATCTGGGGATACATAATATACATTCTGATCTTCTGAAACTTATCGGAAGGCTCAAATACAGAACAAGCTACGGTCAGAATGTTTTAGGCCATTCTATTGAAGTTGCCAAGATTGCAGGTATAATGGCTGCAGAGCTGGGGCTGGATGAAAAGATGGCAAAACGTATGGGACTGCTGCACGATATAGGTAAGGCTGTCGATCAGGAAAGTGAAGGCTCACATACGGAAGTGGGCGTTGATATTGTTAAGAAATACAAGGAAGATCCCAGGATTCTCAATGCCATTCTTTCCCACCATGGAGAAGAGGAATTTAAGTATACGGAATCTGTTCTTATACAGGCTGCTGATGCACTTTCAGCCTCCAGACCAGGTGCCAGAAGGGAAGTGTTGGAATCCTACATAAAACGTCTTGAGAAACTGGAGGAAATATCATCAAGCTTTGAAGGAGTCAGTAAGGCTTACGCCATTCAGGCAGGACGGGAACTGCGTATTATTGTTGAGCCGGACAGGGTTAACGATGACACAATGGTTACACTTTCTAAGGATATAGCCAAAAAGATTGAGGAAGAACTTACCTATCCCGGTCAGATTAAGGTTACGGTTAT
- a CDS encoding 5-formyltetrahydrofolate cyclo-ligase: protein MTADKATLRARIKRMRNELDGDFISKASRQVCEKFIELYGERESFLFYCNFGNEIETEWLFNYLHKRGKKIYLPKMCFEEIFIGRFEGSELLETCSLGIKEPVSLTDEPEQIDVAIVPALVFDTNCNRIGFGKGYYDKLLKNYLFDLKVGFAYDFQVVERIETEEHDVPLDVVITEKNIYRRK, encoded by the coding sequence ATGACAGCTGATAAGGCAACTCTGAGGGCACGTATAAAAAGGATGAGAAATGAGCTTGATGGTGACTTTATCAGTAAGGCCAGTAGGCAGGTGTGCGAAAAGTTTATTGAGCTTTACGGTGAAAGGGAAAGTTTTCTTTTTTATTGCAATTTCGGAAATGAGATTGAAACGGAATGGCTTTTTAACTATCTGCATAAAAGGGGTAAAAAGATTTATCTTCCCAAAATGTGTTTTGAGGAAATCTTTATAGGAAGATTTGAAGGAAGCGAACTTTTGGAAACATGCAGTTTGGGTATCAAAGAGCCTGTCTCTTTAACAGATGAACCGGAACAGATTGATGTTGCAATAGTACCGGCTCTTGTATTTGATACAAACTGCAACAGAATCGGATTCGGTAAAGGATATTATGATAAGCTTTTAAAAAATTATTTGTTTGATTTAAAGGTTGGTTTTGCATATGATTTTCAGGTAGTGGAAAGAATAGAAACGGAAGAACATGATGTGCCACTTGATGTGGTGATTACAGAAAAAAATATATACAGGAGGAAATAA